The Callospermophilus lateralis isolate mCalLat2 chromosome 4, mCalLat2.hap1, whole genome shotgun sequence genomic interval AGTCAGATGATCATACAACTTTTCCTTTTAGTTAGAATGGAGGGGAAAGAGGTTGATGGAGAGATAATTATTAGGTAAACTCCTTGCCCCAGATGTTAAGGTGTCCTGCTAAGGTGTTCCACTCTCACTTCCCAAACCCCTCTTGAATAAGCAGCTAAAGTTAGGGGCCCAAAATGTGGCAAGTCATGTCCAAAATGCTAGCTTCATTCACTCTGAGGAGGAATGAACTATAAGTATCTTGTCTGAGCCCAAGAATAAGATTTGAAGAGATGGAGTCACCGCTTTCTTCTCTAACCACGCTATCTCCCACACCTCCATAAAACCcaaatctttctttttaaaaaccaaGGATAAGGGGAAGGgaaatagctcagaggtagagcacttgcttagcatgattgaggccctgagttcaatccccagaacaccgcacacatacacacacttaaaaaaaaaaaaaaaaaaaaaaaaaaacaaactagagTGTTAATTCCATTTTTATATAGGTAAGGGAAGATGGGGGACAGTGTGTGCTccgtgttctttatttctttgatcTAATTCAGACATGATCATACCGTGATAAAGGAAGTTTGAAGGGCTGTCCTACCATGCAATCCAGCCTGGGATACTCCTACAGGGAGGAACTGCTGTTTCTCATTCATAAATGAGGAATGCAAAAATTTCACATTTTCTCTCCCTACACGCCTCACATGGGATGTTTTGCAGAAGACATGCAAGAGATCCATGATGGGACCTGTCCTGATATTGACTATCCTTACTGATGACTTCTGCCCTGAATGATTCCTTTTTAAATCTTTGCTTGGTTGATATGAAGTCATATGCCCATTGATTCCAGTCCTCTTCTTCCTTGAGTCTTGGGGAATCATCATTGTGTGCTGAATTGCTAGCATGCTCTGTTAGGGTACCAGAACTAAAAACACTAACATTTCATATTTCTAGGAACTGAGGATTTATTTGTATGATGCAGAGTGAAGGAATCCAGTTAGAATAGCAATTCTAgcaaatgtgtatgtgtgtgtgtgtgtgtgtgtgtgtgtgtgtgtgtgtatagttcaTATTCCTGTAGTGCTCCTTTTGATGTGAAAAGTTCTTTCTTGGGTTATTATTTTGGGAGGATGTCAAAGGCAATGATATTGATATGTcagtttcaaaaaatattattattgacCTGCAAAAGACAGCTATTTTAGAGCTGTACCCTAAACAAATTCAACATTTTAATTGCCTTATCTCTGGAGCTATTAAAGATAATGACTGTTGGCAGTATGATTTGCTGGGTCACCATTATCAGTATCAACTACAGAAACATTACTACTTAGCTCTCTTGCAAGAGGGTGAAATTCACAACAAGGCACATTCTGATGACTTAGTCTTGGGAAATTGCTTTaaagatttaaatattttaattgcttAGTGTTAATTGCTCTGTGTAACCTGTGACAAGGACCTCAATGCCAGAACTAATTAAGCAGGTTAATGAATCCCAAACTATAGCATTGGAACAATGGGATGATGGATTCCCTCTGGGCTGTTCTTTTAGATACTTATGGATTTGTTTTCATAAGAAGGATCATAAGGAATTATcacaggagaaaaaaattaatagccTTCCTAATTCAAAGATTTCCACAATGGATTACCTCATATATCTCCCCCACTTtctcctatctttttttttttttttaaagagagagtggagagagagagagagtgagagaaaattttttaatatttattttttagtttttcagcaggcacaacatctttgtttgtatgtggtgctgaggatcgaacccgggcgcacgcatgcgaggcgagcgcgctaccgcttgagccacatccccagccccactttctCCTATCTTTAGTATGGATATTTTGGACATACTAAAAATGACCATTTACCACCACTCTCttctttgacattcatttttaggaCCTGAAGGGAACTAGTGATCAATGTATAAAGACCAGGAGGTTTTCAATGTTATCTCTGTTGATAACCTTTTACTGACTTAAAACTAGTTAAGCAGGTTTATCCATTTAGAATTTTCTTTTGTGAGGGGATATGGAGGTTTTTATCTTATCTACTCATTTTGATTGCATGCTTTAGTTATCTACTTTTgtttcaagagagagagagagagaatcactAAATACTTCTTGTAACTGAAGAGAATAGGATGTCATATAAAATGCTGAGGAGTTTGTATTTAGTGCTCAGATATTCTGTCATCTAGTGAGCTCTGGAAGTTCTGAAATTCTATTTATTGTTGCTGTGGCTATTGATCTCAGGTTGTGTTGCTTCAGAATAGTGGAACAGGTAGGTAAGTCCATGTAAAGTCTGCTCTCaggtaaattattttttttcccccatatagAAGCGTAAATCTTAGCCCCTCTCCCTCTTTCCCTGCTCCTTACAATCTTATTCCCATAACATCTTTATCTCAGATCAATTGCTTTGGTTTGGGGCATATTTTTTCGGCATCTTAGATCCAGACTCTCACTGGCTCTGCTCATCATTCAATCCACACTGCAAGTCACCCTCCTGCCTATTGTGTGTAGGAGGGGATTGCGCATGGTTCACATTGTGTGTGCTGAACTTGATAGTGGCTATGGGACTGACAAATTGTCAAGACAGAGGTTATGTTGTTCAATGAAGCTGAACAGCTCTGAGATGGATTTATTGTTTAAGAGCATCCCTGGGAAGGTCATCCTGGTCTGATTATGTGACACCCGCTCATGCAGTATGGGCGGGATGGCCATCTGACATCAAATGCAGTGGGCAGGGAGTCAGGGAGAGACTGTTCTGAAGGGTCTGGTGTCAGGGATCACTAATTGTTCTGATGTTCCTTTCCAAATGACGGAGTTGCAGTCTTGGTTAATGAAGTACTTTCCTTCAATCTTTGAAGTAAAGAGCATGATTAAATGATTAAAGAAGCAGTAGAATTAGTTCAGCATCACCTTTCTCTGGTTCCCACTCTAGGAGAAAGGATGCGATATCTTTCCACCCATCTCAAGTGGGCAGAGAGGAAGCAGCTTTTGCGTTTCAAGCTAACTGAAGAGGCAGGCATACAGAACTCTCTAAGGGGGAAGGAGATGGAAAGGAGTCTTTGAGGAGGAGGAAGGTGCAAATATGACACAGCACAGCCTGCTGTGAACTCACAGTCCTTGGAGAAGACAGACAAGCAAACAAAACTTTGCTTGAGAGCGTAAATAGAAGTCTGCACAGGGTCCCAAAGAGAGCAGATGGACACACTACCACACTGAGGGGTTTGAATTATTTCTTCAAAGAGTTGTTTTTTCAGCTAACTGTTGGTGGAAATGCAGTAGttataaagtctcagtggggcaGGTTCCAGACAGAGAGAACAACATTTGCAAAGAATGAGGCGGCATATGAGTTCTGAGATTCTATTTTATGATTTTCATATTATGAGCTCTCTTAAATCAATATAAAGATACTTTGTGATCTAACCAAATCCCTGCGCCCCATCATCTGCCAAATCCTCGCTCTCCTGACACACTTGAGTCCCTCAGCAGGAACAGAGGCTGGCAGATACTCAGtcccactgaaaatggatttcacagaactcttctgaaatttaaaCACCATCCCAGGAATAACGGAGGAGAGAGGCTGAGTTCATCTGGAATGTTTACCTGAAGAGCCTGAGAAGCACTGGATTGAAAGGAGTTTTTCCAGAAACGGCCAGACTTCACTTGGTGAGAGGCAACCTGGAGATAAAAACTGAGTTCCCTCTGAGATGAATTTTGCAAATGTGAACGTGTGGTTCCTTTGATTTGTACTCATGATACATGCTTCTCTGCCAGGTTTCTGTTCTCGAAACTAAGAGGCTCATGGGTcactccagttaaactgggctaattGGGCTGTGCAaaaacacaagagacacaaatacctttttctttggggtcgctgtgatggctcctctgaccttaagagtccacaggaagagagagagagcaagagcacgcactgaccccttttattgaggagaagctattcaaatgaggcaaggggtcaggtttcagggggctgagtctatcttcatgatgtccactgtcagcaggctgactgacacctgggtaggccacactcaagggcacagtaagagaaggggacacacacaaggcacttccatggaagattctatcctaaacagggcaaggggttatattacaaaggaacaggtgagcatagctccacccatggggctgtagcaagacacacccatgcaggaGACAGCAACCctggaacccaagaagggtggggaaagctctgccacatttctgcgaCTGAGCGCCTtagcacccagctggggagtgtgactcagtcacataCAAGGTTGGTCTCCACACTTCTCAtagattattattttaaaacatgtttGAACCCCAAAAAGGTATTTATTAAAAAAGACTCATTGAATTTCAATGTGAATTAAAATGGAAAGAAGCCCATCATTTGAAAAGCTGAAAAAAATGAGACCTGGTCACTGACCCAGACACTGATATGACTTTTTAAGGTCAGACAGCAGATGAGGAGCTAATAATCTTCTGAATAAACTTTCTTCCATCAATCCTGAAAGCCTGAAATGTTTACTTGTATTTTTAAGAGAGAAGGTAAGCCTTAAGAAAAGCTAATcataagtgacaaaaaaaaaaaaaaaaaaatagagttacAAAAAGTGTAATATGCAAGGAAGGGGataattttttagttatttttgtgGACAGAGAACCACAGTTACTTGGGTACAGTGGCATTATGGAAAATTAAAACATCAATAGATAAGTCCAaaacttaatttcttttttaaaaaaaaaaatttagttgctgatggacctttattttatttatttatatgtggtgctgaggatcgaacccagcaccttgaaAGTGCTAGACGAGCCctctatggctgagccacaaccccagcccctcactctATTTCTTTAATCTCATACTATATATAGTAAGTTACtatatatagtattttttttttgttgttgttctttgcctttgtggagttttacccttggatgtgtgtgtgtgtgtgtgtgtgtgtgtgtgtgtgtgtgtatgagagagagagagagagagagagagagagagagagagagagagagaaatatgttTGGATTAGAAGACCCCTGAGATACTGATTTTTTTCTCTGCACTACTCTACCTCAATGCCCATGATATAatgatttgaaaaaaatttttgccaTGGAGTCCTATCTTCATTACCTTCAATTGTAAAATAAGATACTATTTAGAACAgaaaagtgttttcttctaagagctAATACTCATACTTGATGTGAACAAATGTATGATACAGTTAAATTAgagtatttattttataaaacaatcatACTGAAGTTAACATACAAGAcacaaatataatgaaaaaatttAAGTGTCATTTTAATTTCCTATATTTATTTCTCTTATTGAAACAAGACTAATGAAGAGAGATGTGTTATATTACTTTTATAATCTAAGACTTTACCGCTAGTTTTGGAAAAATCTAGCAAAAACCTGtctctattaaaaaaaacagCTTTAATATCTAATTATGTTTAAGGGAGTTAttctttaataaaaatccacTAACGGCACATTATTCATGAGGACAGTACAAATATATTAGACTAAGATTTCTGTAAAACAGACATTTAAAGTTCCCTAGCCACATTATTCAACAAACAAGTTGCAGTTATATTTTTGAAAAGCTTAACAAATGTTTTTATTTACAGCTGATATTTTTCCAAAATGCAAATTTAGTGACACTGAGATTATACAGTATGAGTTTATTTCCCCATAATTCTTAAGCTGGCCAGGAACTAAGGGGAGAGTAAAATAAGTCCTGGGTTAATAAAATAGTGGACAAAACACTTTAATCAAAATTTGATAAATCTACGAAACTTatcaaaatattttcctttacagagttataagtatttttattatcttatttCTAAATCCATAATAAGTCCAACTCTAGTGTGGCTTAGAAAGGATGCACAACATTTTATTATGTTTCCTTTTGCACTCAAATACAGTTAAAACAAAAGGGAATAAAAATAGTATTCCCCTTGCAGAGGACTAGCTTAGTAATTAAATTCTTTTATACAACACTCTCTTTTTTTGTTAAATACTGTACCCTTATTTCATGTAAAATGAATCTGAGATGCTGCTATTAAGGTCTATACTAGAAACTAGAATTACAAAAAGTACAAGGAATGAGATATAaggtaaattttcttttttacagTTTCTAAGTATGCTAAGTGATACTCTATTTTAATTTTCCTTAAAAACTTCACAATTTGAGGGGTTTTTTAATCCTTGATCTGATATGATGATCCCTAGAATATAATCCAGGTCCTCTTTATCAGTTGGCTATGAAGTGCATTTACTCCAGTTCAGGTATGATGGGTATTGACAACTTCTGACATGGAAGAGGGCTGAAGTAATATGAAAGCATTGAAGAGAGACCTTAAGAAGCCACTCTGGTCTTCAAATAGTGTTAGCAGGAGTATGATCTAAAGATCTTAGCGTGAGAGAGGAGTGTTAACTTTTTTTTGGAGCGGGGGAGtactgaactcaggagcactcaaccactgagccacatccccagccctattttgtattttatttagagacagggtctcactgagttgcttagctccttgcttttgctgaggctggctttgaactcaccctcctcctacctcagcctcccgaaccactggaattacaggtgtgcccagCCAGTGTTAACTTTTAGTCTTATTAGTTTTTATTCAGGTCCATTTACTCTGGAGAAATGACTTGTGAGTTCTTTGCAGGGAGGAATGCAATTTACTTTGTGAATTAATCACTCTAATGACATGTACACATTCAACATAGTAGATTTCCTGAAAGAGAATCATCTTTATTTCAAAAAGCACATTTACTCTTTTCTAAATTATATTCATGTTTTGTGTCAATATCAAAAACACACAGATAACCAATTACCATAgccaaaattaaagttaaatcatTATTTGGAGAACACAGATCTTTTGAATATAATACAATATATGAAATTTATAATTACAATTTTAGTAAAAGTCCACATTTATTCTTCTCCACTTTGGAAATATAGAGGATGAAATggcaaatttcttattttttccctAAATCAAAAATGGATATATTGGGATAGCTAAAATGTATGGATATGTTAAATGTATTATAATTCAAAGCACAGTAAAAATTTCTAAAACAAAAGTACTAAGTAGTACACTAAAAATGGAAATTGATATCTTACTGCTTCCCTGGATGATCTCATACTCAACGTTTACCCTGGATTTAGCAACTTTTAATATGAAATATTCATTATGCAAATTAAATAGAAATTTTTGATTTTCAAAGGATTTAGAGATATTTTACTGCTTTATCGATACTGCAAGAAATTCTGCAATAATGTTGGCAACTGGAGCTGTGGGATAAGATGTAATCTTGGTCTTCCTATGCAATTTCGGATACAGAGTCGGCAGAGTTGGCAGAGAGAACTTGGGGTAGCTACAAAAAGACATGAACGTTTCTGTTAATTAAAAGCCAAATGAGTTTTTATATATGGCAAGAAAGATGAAACAAAACCATAAGACACTACAAAGCTTATTAGTAAATGAAGATAGTATGACCAGCATACTAGGAAACTTTATGTAAGCATTTATGTTGCTTTTACTTATGAGATCTTGTAATTGAGATATATGCCATGCATGTTCATTAAAACATTATCATCTTCAATATTATGAAACAATCATTGCATTAAGAGCCTAAGAAAGAAATTGGCCTTTTTTTTAGGAGATATAAATCAAAAGCCACAAGAAGCATATGTACTaaagatgaaatttaaaaattatacattttccctcaagttagttttaatatttaagcTAAAGTAAACTTTATTATAGTCTCTGAACCAGACTTAACAAATTCTGTTTAGAACAAGAGTCTTAAGTGTTAAAATCATTCCTTATTATGTTTCTTCAATATGTTACAGAAGGCACATGCCCTTATAAAACAGGGCATGTTTCCAAATATAAATTAACAGATATTATATTAGAATACATGTGATGCATTGTCAAAACAAGCTGAATATATTTAACAAGAGGAATATGAAGGtttagatatgatgaaaaaagaatattaaaatcatCATGCTATCTTCTTTGTAGACATATTGGAAATATTTCTACTTCCACAAAAAAATGTTCCAAATTATACGCCATTATTATTTTACATGCCAACAAAAAGTCTTTCAATTTCATTTGTTTGGAGCAAATATACTTTTGTATTTATACATGTTCATGTTCACATCTGTCCTTACCTTCATGTTGAAGCAGTATTCTCTCTACCATACTGTTAGATGTAGATACATCTACAGGTCGCAGAAGCTCTGTATTTTTGGCATTGATATCTGCTCCAAATTCTAATAGTAAATTTACAATTTCTGTACTGGATTGTTGAGCAGCAGCATGTAATGGAGTATCCCAATATTTGCCTTTTTGTACATCAGCAcctacatgtgaataaggagtaatGACAAAAACAATCAAAATTACTAGATGAGTTAATTCCTAAGtggggaagaaagagaaagtCCTTAAAGAGGGGGACAAAAGGGACCTCAATTTTGTAATGgcttatgtttttatatatacatatattatatatattttatatcttcttatccttgtatatgcacatatatctttatacatacatatattaatgtatattatatatttctcatatatacatataaaatcttAAACTTAGTATGTTTGGATGGGGAGGTACACACCCACAGTATATTTTTCTCAaatttttttgtattcttgaaaGATATCGTAATAAAGAGATTTTAAATGATTCAAAAATTAATTGTATTAATTATTATAAATAGTACATGATTAAATGCATACATATCAATTTTCATGATAGATATAGCTCTTAAGATTATTCAAGGGcttattacatttttttcttttcacttatTTAAGGCAATAGAGGTCtttgatttcttagaaaactcatgAATCTAGACATGTGATCCATCTAGGTAAAATGGATATAGATTTTCCTGGTACTTTTCACTCACATAGatttaatcaataaatatataaagacaCAGAGCCTCTCAAGTGGGAAAGCACATCAATGATATCTGCATgcaaagtgattttttaaaaaaaatactcacaCTAAAAAACCCAACCCTAAAATGTGAAATTATCTATTGCATAATTATTATATTCTGGTGTAGAGCCTGGCATATGGTGATCATTTAATGCATGTACAATAAATAAGTGATGTTTAAAATTCTAATATTATAATCCCATTTTCTGGTACATAAGTGGTTACAACACCAGGAAATGTCTACCAGTAAAAATGCATAAGTTCTTTTCAACTCTGTTTTCTGAAGCTATTTGAAAAATTAATGATGTACATGGGAAACAGTAAATTTTCAGAGTTTCTTTATGGCCCTTCTGCTATTTTCAAATTTCAgtattttttaaagcaaatataaaacatttaatgGGAAAATTACATGCCATAGCAAAATTTCTATAGAGAAAACAGACTCTTGGTTATAACAATCATATGAGATAATAATAATCAATCAACAATTACTAACAGCACTTTCTTGATATTTTTAAGCCCATTATAAAATGTtcctagccaaaaaaaaaaaaaaaaccagggatGTTTTATTAAAGCACAAGTCCAATGGTTATACCAAATTTATGGGAGAACATGGCTAGAAAATAACAGTCTGCCAGCTATCATTAACAAAACTCATGTTTAAGATTCTAGGTGTAATGAGAATAAAATAGTAGAGGCTGACTCAGCTTGTAAGATATTTATAAATAAGATAATGTGAGTAATATATAAAagattttgttaaaatatttctgaatGTATTTAGGAGATCAAATGACTATCATAAACAATAGTAGCAAGAAATAAAtccatttagtttttatttatttattttttttttggtatattctAAGCATCTACCACATGAGAGGGACCCTGCTGGATAGATGATGGGGGAGGGGACATAATCCACATCCTAATGGAGCTCCTAGTCCTTTGGTGGTGGAAACCACTATGGTCTCAACAGAATAGGAATGTTTCTCAGAGGGCTACAACTGAACCTTGCGTCATTTCACATAAGTAGAAAAGTGTATTAATTCTTTTGGAGTAAACAGGACAAAATAAAGAGTCAGGGAAAAATGTGTGAGTTTTTATGGTTGGTAGAATATAAGACCATCCAAGCAGTTACTAttcttaaaatttcttttcaTGGATTTATTCACAGATATATACATACTCAGCAACATTATATTAAACCTTGAGGATCTTAATTTTATGATCTTTTATAAGGAGGGCTTTCAGGCTCCATTACATACCCAAATGCCAGTTAATGCTGTGTGTGTAAAATATAGATAGCATATTAATCTGTGAGCTTCAAAGTATTCTCATCAAGCATGAGATTCTTTTATTGGTTATATACTTATAAGGGATTTTTAAGGGAGAATGTTtgcaatgaaaatgttattagcaatgagatataatttttaaagatgCTTAGCTAGGAAAATAAATGCTTATGTAAGGAACAGAatagaaaatgttttaaagaatAGTACCGGCATAAAGAAGTCTCCAGATGCAATGGAATTGCTGTGACATGCAAGCTACATAGAGAGGAGTTCCCAAATGAGGAACATCTTGGTCAACATCTACGCCCCAGGATATCAGTATGTCGAGACATTCATGGTGACCTGCCAACACAAAGTAGAGATGAGTTTACTTTAGCTTTCACTACTCTCCAACACACGTGCACCTCAACCCATGCGACCCCTAAAATTTAATTTACTAAATGGTAAATGGAACACTGAATGTCAAGAAACTCTCTCCCCTTTTGACTTTATCCCCTAACTAAGTTACCTTTACTGGCAGCCTCATGTGTGGGAGATGGAAGACAGGACTCCAGCTGGGCCTTCGCACCATATTCCAAAAGAAGTTCTGTACAGCTGGCACTGCCTTGCGAGCATGCATTGAATAATGGAGTCACACCATCTATTGTGATTGCATTTACCTAAATCAAACCCAAAACCTAAGAATAAGATTTATGAATCATACATGACTGACTTAGTTATGCATTTTCAAGTtatatgattgctaaccaaagtaACTGGGAATCTGTGTGATGTAAATATGACAAAGTATATTTATTTAGTTCTTATAGATTGGTAAGAATG includes:
- the Asb5 gene encoding ankyrin repeat and SOCS box protein 5 isoform X3, encoding MSRIYLNSGWLEVPWGDGDLGSWADRSPLHEAASQGRLLALRTLLSQGYNVNAVTIDHVTPLHEACLGDHVACARALLEAGANVNAITIDGVTPLFNACSQGSASCTELLLEYGAKAQLESCLPSPTHEAASKGHHECLDILISWGVDVDQDVPHLGTPLYVACMSQQFHCIWRLLYAGADVQKGKYWDTPLHAAAQQSSTEIVNLLLEFGADINAKNTELLRPVDVSTSNSMVERILLQHEATPSSLCQLCRLCIRNCIGRPRLHLIPQLQLPTLLQNFLQYR
- the Asb5 gene encoding ankyrin repeat and SOCS box protein 5 isoform X2, which translates into the protein MSADIAVEGNCIKQILTKRRLASIEEYSSKRKASWGILTSQGSWADRSPLHEAASQGRLLALRTLLSQGYNVNAVTIDHVTPLHEACLGDHVACARALLEAGANVNAITIDGVTPLFNACSQGSASCTELLLEYGAKAQLESCLPSPTHEAASKGHHECLDILISWGVDVDQDVPHLGTPLYVACMSQQFHCIWRLLYAGADVQKGKYWDTPLHAAAQQSSTEIVNLLLEFGADINAKNTELLRPVDVSTSNSMVERILLQHEATPSSLCQLCRLCIRNCIGRPRLHLIPQLQLPTLLQNFLQYR
- the Asb5 gene encoding ankyrin repeat and SOCS box protein 5 isoform X1; translated protein: MSVLEESRPFAQQLSNVYFTILSLFCFKLFVKISLAILSHFYIVKGNRKEAARIAAEFYGVTQGQGSWADRSPLHEAASQGRLLALRTLLSQGYNVNAVTIDHVTPLHEACLGDHVACARALLEAGANVNAITIDGVTPLFNACSQGSASCTELLLEYGAKAQLESCLPSPTHEAASKGHHECLDILISWGVDVDQDVPHLGTPLYVACMSQQFHCIWRLLYAGADVQKGKYWDTPLHAAAQQSSTEIVNLLLEFGADINAKNTELLRPVDVSTSNSMVERILLQHEATPSSLCQLCRLCIRNCIGRPRLHLIPQLQLPTLLQNFLQYR